The proteins below are encoded in one region of Nitrospira sp.:
- a CDS encoding methyltransferase: MGVTDYNHIARQYQKAKKHLWRTRIEVYSFMRLLGDVQDKAVLDVACGEGYLTRRIRHAGAAEVVGIDISERMIDLAKAQEAADPLGITYRVEDAREAAPERQFDVAISGWLLDYAGTRAELAAMCRGLARSLKPGGRFVTVMTNPALYHIHIPDYRKYGFTIARDAHARDGAPIRITTYLDNGTFDIENYYLPIESYATAFEEAGFVHFSVHPLELAPDPEGADDRQFWADFLASPPFILIDCDKR, from the coding sequence GTGGGCGTCACGGACTATAACCATATCGCTCGGCAATACCAGAAGGCCAAGAAACACCTCTGGCGTACACGGATCGAAGTCTATTCGTTCATGAGGCTGCTCGGGGACGTACAGGATAAGGCCGTCCTCGACGTGGCATGTGGTGAAGGGTACCTGACGCGCAGGATTCGCCATGCTGGAGCCGCCGAGGTCGTGGGCATCGATATCTCGGAGCGTATGATCGACTTGGCCAAAGCCCAGGAAGCCGCGGATCCGCTCGGGATTACCTATCGCGTGGAAGACGCGCGCGAGGCAGCCCCAGAGCGACAATTCGACGTGGCGATATCAGGATGGCTGCTTGACTATGCCGGTACGCGTGCGGAATTGGCGGCCATGTGCCGAGGCTTGGCGCGCAGTCTCAAACCGGGTGGCCGATTCGTCACGGTGATGACCAATCCCGCTCTCTACCATATTCACATTCCCGACTATCGCAAGTATGGCTTTACGATCGCTCGGGACGCGCACGCCCGTGACGGCGCACCGATCCGTATCACGACCTATCTGGACAACGGCACATTCGACATCGAAAACTACTACCTCCCAATCGAATCATACGCGACGGCATTCGAGGAAGCAGGCTTCGTCCATTTCAGCGTCCATCCGCTGGAACTGGCCCCAGACCCGGAAGGAGCAGACGACCGCCAGTTTTGGGCCGATTTTCTCGCTTCTCCTCCTTTTATCCTGATCGACTGTGACAAACGGTGA